The sequence TCCGGGCACCTCGGAGACACCTGACCGATGCACCTGACCAAGCACCACGTTTTCGGCAACGACTTCCTCGTGCGCCTCGAGCCGGACGAGGCCCCCTGCCCGCCCGGCTGGGTGCGGGGAGTCTGCGACCGCACCGGCGGGATCGGTGCCGACGGGATCATGTGGTCACGGGTTCCCGGCGGCGCCGGCGAGGCGGGAAACCTGGGTCCCGGCTCACGGTGGGACCCGCTGCGCGCCGAGATGCGGCTCTACAACGCCGACGGCGGCGAGGCCGAAGTGAGCGGCAACGGCCTGGCCTGCCTGGCCCAGGCCATGACGCTGCGCGCCGGGCGCGACGAGGCCGAAGCCGTCATCGCCACCGCGGCGGGTGCTCGCACGGTCGCCATCGGGAACACGCGCTTCGCCGACGCCGACGACTCCGGGGATGGTTTCGGCCGCATCCGCAGCCGCGCCGGCATCGATCTGGGGCAGGCGAAGCAGGACGCCGACCAGACCCGCCGCGCCGAGGCGGCGCTGGCGGAGCTGGCGGAGCTGGCGCCGGAGTACCGGCGCGCCGGCTGGGTGTCGGTCGGCAACCCGCACGTGGTGGCGCTGCTGGAGGACGCCGCGGCCCTCGACGCGCTGCCGCTGGAGGCCGCGGGCGCTGCGCTGCAGGAGCGGTTCGAGCCGGTGAACTTCGAGGCGGTCGCCGTCGCCGACAGCTCGCACGTGCGCATGCGGGTCTTCGAGCGCGGCGTGGGAATCACGTCCGCTTGCGGCAGTGGTGCGGCGGCGGTGGCATGGCGCCTGTACCGCTGGGGACTCGTCAACGAGACGGTGGAAGTGGAGATGCCCGGTGGGACGGCCGAGGTGCGCATCGGCAGCGGCGTCGAGTTGCGGGTCCCCGTGATTTACGTGGCCGACGTCGAGGCTCCCGAACCCGCAGCGCCCACCGGCGGCGGTTCATCGTGACCGATCCGGCTCGCGACCGGCGCGCCGAGGGCCACAGGGGGGCCTTCGGCGAGTTCGGCGGCGAGGCCGGCGGATTCATCGACCGGGCGTTCCGCGAGCAGATCGTGCTGGTCGGCGTGGCTGTACCGGCCCTGTCGGTGCGTGCCGTGGAGGAGTCGCTGGAAGAGCTGGCCCGGCTCGTCGACACCGCCGGGGCCGATCCGGTGCATCGCGTCATCCAGCGCCGCGACCGCATCGACCCCGCCACCTACGTGGGGCGCGGCAAGGCGCAGCAGATCCGCGACATCGCCGAGCAATACGACGCCGACACCGTGGTGTTCGACGACGAGCTGAGTGCAGCTCAGCAGTACAACCTGGAGGGGATCCTCGGGCGCACGGCCATCGACCGCACCACGGTCATCCTGGACATCTTCGCCCAGAACGCCTCCAGCACCGAGGGCAAGGTCCAGGTGGAGCTGGCGCAGTTGCGCTACCGGCTGCCCCGCCTGCGCGGCTCGGGTTACCGGCTCAGCCAGCAGGCCGGCGGGATCGGCACCCGCGGTCCCGGCGAGACCCAGCTCGAAGTGGACCGGCGCCGGCTGCTGCGCCGCATCAACACCCTCGAGAGCAAGCTGCGGGGCATCCGCCGCCATCGCGGCGTGCAGGCCCGGCGCCGCCAGCGCTCGGCGCAGTCCACCGTGGCCATCGTGGGGTACACCAACGCCGGCAAGTCCAGCCTGCTGAACGCCCTCTGCGACTCCGAGGCCCACGTCGAGGATCGGCTCTTCGCCACGCTGGACGCGCTCACCCGGCGCCTGGATCTGCCCGGCGGCGAGACCGTCTTGCTGGTGGACACGGTGGGGTTCGTACGCAAGCTGCCGCACGAGTTCGTGGAGGCGTTCATGAGCACGCTCGAGGTGGCCGTCGATGCCGACCTGCTGGTGCACGTCGTCGACGCCTCGGCCGCCGATTGCGACAGCCAGCTGGAGGCCGTGCGGGAGGTTCTCGAGGTCATCGGCGCGGCGAAGGTGCCCGAGCTGCTGGTCTTCAACAAGCTCGACGCCGCCGACGGGGTCGAGCACCTGCTGGCCGCCCACCCGGGCAGCGTGGCGGTCTCGGCGCTCCGCGGCGTCGGGTTGGAGCACCTCAGCGCGGT comes from bacterium and encodes:
- the dapF gene encoding diaminopimelate epimerase, translating into MHLTKHHVFGNDFLVRLEPDEAPCPPGWVRGVCDRTGGIGADGIMWSRVPGGAGEAGNLGPGSRWDPLRAEMRLYNADGGEAEVSGNGLACLAQAMTLRAGRDEAEAVIATAAGARTVAIGNTRFADADDSGDGFGRIRSRAGIDLGQAKQDADQTRRAEAALAELAELAPEYRRAGWVSVGNPHVVALLEDAAALDALPLEAAGAALQERFEPVNFEAVAVADSSHVRMRVFERGVGITSACGSGAAAVAWRLYRWGLVNETVEVEMPGGTAEVRIGSGVELRVPVIYVADVEAPEPAAPTGGGSS
- the hflX gene encoding GTPase HflX yields the protein MTDPARDRRAEGHRGAFGEFGGEAGGFIDRAFREQIVLVGVAVPALSVRAVEESLEELARLVDTAGADPVHRVIQRRDRIDPATYVGRGKAQQIRDIAEQYDADTVVFDDELSAAQQYNLEGILGRTAIDRTTVILDIFAQNASSTEGKVQVELAQLRYRLPRLRGSGYRLSQQAGGIGTRGPGETQLEVDRRRLLRRINTLESKLRGIRRHRGVQARRRQRSAQSTVAIVGYTNAGKSSLLNALCDSEAHVEDRLFATLDALTRRLDLPGGETVLLVDTVGFVRKLPHEFVEAFMSTLEVAVDADLLVHVVDASAADCDSQLEAVREVLEVIGAAKVPELLVFNKLDAADGVEHLLAAHPGSVAVSALRGVGLEHLSAVIGDRLRAAAATAEFVVPFSRGEVMAGLHRSSQVLSETATGEGMRYLVRIDDASAARFADYRCPAPDGAGDRNSGAGG